The genomic interval CATGCCGTGCGGAACATGGAAAAAGGCACCGACCGGCCGGCTGAGGCCGTGGATCAACGCTGTGGATGTGTTGGAAACGGCAAGACCCGCATGCGTCGCCCCGAGCATCATCGCTTCGCGTGCTTCCCGGTTTTGCGGGTCGTTCGCGACTTTTTCGAGATTTGCCCCGATCAGTTTCAGCGCGGACAGCGCCAACGCCTCGGAATGGGCATTACCGTTGCGGTTGACCAGCGCTTCCAGCGCATGGGTCAGCGCATCTATGCCGGTATCGACCGTGACGCGGTAAGGGCAGGTCAGCGTCAGCTCGTAATCGATGATGGCCGCAACGGGCAAAGCGGCAGTGCCGAGGATGAGCATTTTTTCGCTGGCAGCCGTATCCGTCACGACGGCGGCGCGTGTTACTTCCGATCCGGTTCCTGCGGTTGTGGGTATGGCAATTACCGGCATGACGGCAAAATCCACGATCCTTGGAACTTTCAGCGCCCGCAGCTCTTCGCCACTGGTTGCAACGATGGCGCCTGCTTTCGCCGTATCCATGGCGCTACCGCCGCCGAGTGCGACGAGACCATCATGACCGCCCCCGGAAACGCGTTTCACCAGTGTGGCGATGGATATATCCGTTGGATCTTCTACGACATCCGCAAAAATGGCGGCATCGATACCCTCACCGCCAAGCGCCTGCAAAAGCGCATCCGCATGGCCGAGTTTCTGCATGACTGGATCGCAGACGAGTAGAGGGCGCTTCACCCCCAGAGATTTCAACAGTGACGGCAATCGGAAACGGCTGCCACCGCCGATGAGCATTTCGCGAGGCATCAGGACACGGTTTATCATTGCGGTTCTCCGCCACTATCATTCTGCGTTGTTCGGAACGGCCTAAGGCACACGATCTGAAGCGGGATTTCGCCATCCCGCTCCGGTCACCGTGGCGTCAATGCGCCAGGATTTTCGACAGGAACGAGCGTGCGCGATCCGTCTTCGGATTGGTGAAGAAGCTGTCACCCTCGCCGATCTCGACGATCTCGCCGCCATCCATGAAGACGATGCGGTCAGCCACCTTGCGGGCAAACCCCATTTCATGCGTCACCACCATCATCGTCATGCCTTCCTGCGCAAGCGAGACCATGACGTCGAGCACCTCGTTGATCATTTCCGGATCAAGCGCCGATGTAGGCTCGTCAAAAAGCATGGCGACCGGATCCATCGCCAGCGCGCGGGCGATTGCGACGCGCTGCTGCTGACCGCCGGAAAGTTGACCGGGATATTTCTTCGCATGCGCGGTAAGCCCCACCCGCTCCAGAAGGGCGTTGGCTTTGACCAGCGCCTCCGCAGGGGAGCGGCCGAGAACCTTCTCCTGCCCGATGCACAGATTTTCGAGGATCGTCATATGCGGGAAGAGTTCGAAATGCTGGAACACCATGCCCACTTTGGAGCGCAGCTTAGGCATATCGGTCTTGGGGTTGGTCACCTCAACCCCGTTGACGGTGATGATGCCGTTGCCGATCGTCTCCAGCGCATTGACGCATTTGATCAGCGTCGACTTGCCCGAACCGGACGGCCCGCAGATCACGACGACTTCGCCCTTGGCGACATTCAGGCTGCAATTGGTCAGAACCTGAAAGGTCGGACCGTACCATTTGTTGACGGATTGAAGTTCGATCATGCTGGTTGCTTGAGACATCGGACTTCTCCCTAGTGTACGTCAGCCGACATTGGGCCGTAGGCCTTGCCGAATCGTTTCTCGATACGGCGCTGGATGAGTTCCCAGGCGGTCGTCATGGCGAGGTAATAAAGGGCCGCAACCATGAAGAGCTCCAGAACGAGGAACTTTTCCTGGATAAGAACCTGCGTGCGGCGCAGCAGCTCCTCCATGGAAATGATGGAGGCGATCGACGTTGTCTTCAGCACGCCATTGACGGAATTGCCAAGCGGCGGAATGATGATGCGGAAGGCCTGCGGCGCAACTATGTAGCGCATCACCTGCGCCTCGGTCATGCCGATGGCGCGCGCCGCATTGATTTGGCCTTTGGGAACCGCGGCGATACCTGCCCGGACGATCTCCGACAGATAAGCGGCCTCGCAAAGCGACAGGCCGATCAGGGTGGACTGCAGAACCGTCAGCTTGATGCCGAGCTGCGGCAGGCCGGTATAGATGATGATGAGCTGCACCAGCAGCGGCGTGCCGCGAAATATCCAGGTGTAGAAATAGGCCGGTCCGGAGAGGAACCGGTATTTCGACATGCGCATCACCGCAATGACGAAGCCCAGCGCAAGACCCGCCGTCATGGCAAAAACCGTGAGGCCGAGCGTCACCATCGCCCCCTCGAAAAGATAATAATTCGTCAGGTATTCGAAGAAACCTTCCCAGTTCCAACCCTTCACGTCTTTCTCCAATTCATGCGGGAATGGTCGCGGCGAGAACTCTCCCGCCGCGCTGACAGTTCAGATGGAGGAGATTTCAGCCTTCCGGACCAAGAACGGCGAGGTCGCCGGGCGCGATGCTCACGCCATAACCACCCATCAGCTTTTCAAGCGAACCATCGGCCTTCATTTCCTTGAGAGCAGCAGAGACGGCACTGGCGACGTCCTTGCTTCCAAAGGAAAGCGAACCGGGCGTAGGGTACATGCCGGAAAGTGCATGCGTGAACTCGCCGCGATCCTGGTATTGCTTGGCGACAGGATCGATGGAGACCGCGGCCTGAACCTGACCTGCCCGCAGCGCCTGATAGACGGTCGCGTAATTGTCGAACAGGTTTATGGTCATCGGCGCAAGACCGCGTTTCTTGAAGTCCTCGTTCAATTCCTTGATCTTGCGCTCGGCATAGCCACCGATATCGGTGCTGACGGCCTTACCGGCCAGATCGTCCACCTTGGTGATGGGCTCGGATGCACCGACGGCCGTTGAAATGCTGATGGCGAGACTCTCATAGGGGATCATGAACAGGATCTTGCGCCGCTCCGCCGTCACGAACAGGCCGGCATTGATCATATCCCAGCGGCCGCCCTGCAGGCCCGGCACCATGGTGGCATATTCCGTGCTGATATATTCGGGCTTCAGGCAGAGGCGCTTGGCGATTTCATAACCCAACTCGATACGAAGGCCTTTGAGCACACCCTGTTGGTCGGCATAGGCCATGGGCGGCAATGTCGGGCTGGTCGCCATCACGAGATGGCCGGGCTTGATGAGGTGATCGTTGGATATTTTCGGCGTGCAGTCCTGTGCAACGGCCGCACCGGCAAGAAGACTGATGACAAAGCCCGCCAGAGAGGTTTTGGCGCGCACGGCTATGCATTTCCGGGAAATCGGATTCCAGTTCATATTAAGCTCCGCTCTTTATATTATTTATTATGGCATACCATCACACCAAACGGATTGCCCTGTCAATAAGCGGTCATTTGTTTTTCTAAATTATTGTAAAACAACCATAAAATCAAAAAACCGCAGAGCCTGCGGCCGCCAACTGGGCAACCGCAAGACAAGCAGAACGGAGCGCCAAAAACCGTCAGTCAGCCGTTTTTTGCGCGGTGAGAACGGCTTCGGCGATAGCGCATGCGCTGGTGACATGATCGAGAGCGGCTTTGTAAGCGGCGTCCCCGTCACCTTTCCGGATCGCATCGACGATCTTTTTCATCTGCGCCGGACCTTCGGTATCGCGGCTTTTCGTCTTAATCGTCATGGAGCGAAGATGGTTGATCCGCACCGTCAGCAAATTGACGACGCCCCAGGCGACATGCCGGTCGATCTTGCTGAACAGCGTATGATAAAAAGACGAGGTATGCGCGAGAACACCGGGCATATCCTTGGCAACGTAACTTTCGCGAATATGCTCGAGTGAAGCCTCAAGCGCCTCGACAATGGCGGGATCGCGACGCTCCGCACAAAGGCGCGCCGCCATTCCCTCCAGCGCACCGCGGATTTCGTAAATCTGCTTGGCCTCGGCGAGATCGAGCAGCGCAACCATCGGCCCCTTGTTCGGCAAATTCGCCACCAGCCCCTCGGACTCCAGATGCCGCAGGACTTCGCGCACGATGGTGCGGGAAACGCCCAGCTGGGCGCAGAGATCGCGCTCTACGAGGCGATCTCCCGGACGGAAGTAACCGTTCACGATGGCGTCGCGCACCTTGTCGAGCGCAAGCTCCCTCAGCGTCTTGGTCGGACGCTCAACGCGAATGGCAGTTCCCTGCAAAGCACCGGTCATGGTATCACCTCGTTTGGCACATCCCGCTTCCGCCCGCCGGGCGTGAAAACAGGTTCTGGCTCTTTATATTATGGCGTACCAACTTATTTAGCCGCGCACCATGTTTATGGCAACAGCGCGCGACCCGCTTGTCGCAATGCCGCGTCACCCCATCCGTTCCGATGCATAGCTGCCCGGGCTTGGCGGGAAGACCACGGTGCGGTTACCGTTGATGAAAGTACGGTGGTGGATATGGGCGTGGATGGCGCGTGCCAGAACCTGCGCCTCGACATCCCGGCCGAGCGAAACATAATCCTCCGCGCTCTGGGCATGGGTAATACGCACAATATCCTGCTCGATAATCGGACCTTCATCGAGATCGGCGGTGACATAGTGGGCCGTCGCACCGATCAGCTTCACGCCGCGCTGATAGGCCTGCTTGTAAGGGTTGGCGCCCTTGAAGGACGGCAGGAAAGAATGGTGGATGTTGATGATCTTCCCCGACATCGTCTCGCACATCCGGTCGGAAAGCACCTGCATATAACGCGCAAGCACGATCAGCTCGGTTCCGGTGCTTTCGGCAATATCCATGATCCGGGCTTCAGCCTGTGGCTTGTTTTCCTTCGTCACTGGAATGTGGTGGAAGGGAATATCATGATTGACCACCACTTTCTGGTAATCGAAATGGTTGGAGACGACGCCAACAATATCGATCGGCAAGGCCCCGATGCGCCAACGGTAAAGCAGATCGTTCAGGCAATGGCCGAAGCGCGACACCATCAGCAGGACCTTCATCCGCTCGGACTGGTCATGAAGCGCCACTTCCATGCCGAATTTCTGCGAGATCGGCATCAGTCCAGCCATCAAGTCGTCACGCTTTGCTCCCTCTTCGGAAATGAAGCCCACGCGCATGAAGAAACGGCCCGTACCGAGATCATCAAACTGCGAACTATCGACGATGTTGCAGCCTTTTTCAGCGAGAAAGCCTGAAAGGGCAGCGACGATACCTCGGGTGGACTTGCAGGTTACGGTCAGGACGAAGTTCGTCATCCGGCACTCTCTCTGTCATCGATACTGGAAAAACCCCGCGCTGTCTGACGAGCGCGGGGAAAAGCCGCGAGGGCGGCGGGGAAACCCGAACTCAAACGTCGAGCGTTGTCTGGTGCTCCCAGGCAGTGAATTGCGCGCAATAAGCGTTCCACTCGCCCTGCTTGAGCTTGAGATAGGCCTTTGAGAACTCCATGCCCAATGCCTGCTGCAGTTCCTCGTCCTTCTCGTATTCGCGCAGCGCATCGAGAAGATTGAGCGGCAGTTTCGGCGCATTCGTCACGGTATGACCTTCGCGATACATGTCTATATCGTGATGCGGACCGGGATCGGCCTGTGAGCGGACACCCGACAGACCGGCCGCAATGATGATGGCCTGGAGCAGATAGGGGTTCACGGCGCCATCCGGCAGACGCAGTTCGAAACGCCCCGGCCCTGGCACGCGAACCATGTGGGTGCGGTTGTTCCCGGTCCAGGTCACCGTGTTCGGCGCCCAGGTCGCGCCCGAGATGGTCCGCGGCGCGTTGATGCGCTTGTAGGAATTAACCGTCGGATTGGTGACGGCCGCAAGAGCGGAGGCATGTTTCATGATGCCGCCCAGAAACGTCTTGCCCTTTGCGGAGAGCCCGAAAGGCATTGCCTTGTCGGCAAAAGCGTTGACCTTGCCGTCCAGATCCCAGACCGAAATATGAGCGTGGCAGCCGTTGCCGGTCAGACCCTTGAAAGGCTTCGGCATGAATGTCGCGCGCAGCCCGTGCTTTTCGGCAACCGACTTGACCATGAACTTGAAGAAGGAATGTTTATCCGCCGTCTGGAGCGCATCGTCATATTCCCAGTTCATCTCGAACTGGCCGTTCGCGTCCTCATGGTCGTTCTGGTAGGGTTTCCAGCCCAACTCCAACATGTAGTCGCATATTTCCGCGATCACATCGTAACGACGCATCACTGCCTGCTGGTCGTAGCAGGGCTTTTCCGCCGTGTCGTACTCATCGGAGATTTTCGCGCCGTCCGGCGAAATGAGGAAAAATTCCGGTTCCACGCCGGTTTTGACCCGCAGCCCTTGCCCGGCCGCTTCCGCGATGAGCTTTTTCAAAACGACGCGCGGCGCCTGTTCCACAGGCTGGTCTTCCATGACGCAATCGGCAGCAACCCAGGCCACATCCTTTTTCCAGGGAAGCTGGATGACCGAGGAGGCGTCCGGCACTGCGAAGAGATCGGGATGGGCGGGCGTCAGATCGAACCATGTGGCGAAACCGGCAAATCCGGCGCCGCCCTTCTGCATATCGGCAATCGCTTCTGCAGGAACCAGCTTGGCGCGCTGGCCACCAAAGAGATCGGTATAACTGATCATGAAATATTTGATGCCTTTTTCGGCAGCAAACTTGGAGAGGTCCAGTGTCACGTCATTCCCCTTTTTTTGAATATCAGACACTTCATCGAAAAAGACGGCCACATCCTCCCAAATGCGCCCGTCCATTGTGTTTTTTAAAAGCTGCCTTTACCCGGGAACCAGTTTGTTCCCGCCAGCGGAACCTGCGCCATTGCCGCAGCCTCCATGGTTAGAGCCACCAGATCTTCCGGCTCCAGATTGTGGAGATGGTTTTTGCCGCAGGCGCGTGCGATGGTCTGGGCTTCGAGCGTCATGACCTTCAGATAGTTGGCGAGGCGGCGACCGGCGGCGATTGGATCAAGACGTGCGGCAAGTTCCGGGTCCTGCGTGGTGATGCCTGCGGGGTCTTTGCCCTCGTGCCAGTCATCATAAGCGCCGGCCGTGGTGCCTAGCTTCTGGTATTCATCTTCCCATTTCGGGTCGTTATCGCCCAGCGCCACCAGCGCCGCCGTTCCGATGGCAACCGCATCGGCACCAAGCGCCAGAGCCTTGGCGACATCCGCACCCGAGCGAATGCCACCGGACACGACCAATTGCACCTTGCGATGCATGCCGAGATCCTGAAGCGCCTGTACTGCGGGGCGAATACAGGCAAGCGTGGGCATGCCGACATTTTCGATGAAGACGTCC from Agrobacterium tumefaciens carries:
- a CDS encoding iron-containing alcohol dehydrogenase yields the protein MINRVLMPREMLIGGGSRFRLPSLLKSLGVKRPLLVCDPVMQKLGHADALLQALGGEGIDAAIFADVVEDPTDISIATLVKRVSGGGHDGLVALGGGSAMDTAKAGAIVATSGEELRALKVPRIVDFAVMPVIAIPTTAGTGSEVTRAAVVTDTAASEKMLILGTAALPVAAIIDYELTLTCPYRVTVDTGIDALTHALEALVNRNGNAHSEALALSALKLIGANLEKVANDPQNREAREAMMLGATHAGLAVSNTSTALIHGLSRPVGAFFHVPHGMSNAMVLPLVTQFSLNSALPQYAAAARALGCASSTDSDQIAGAKMVEAFIDLNRRLKVPTPQEFGIDKTRYLDLLPEMVRQGLASGTPANNPRVPTAAEMTRLYELAFDGRMEGP
- a CDS encoding amino acid ABC transporter ATP-binding protein, with the translated sequence MIELQSVNKWYGPTFQVLTNCSLNVAKGEVVVICGPSGSGKSTLIKCVNALETIGNGIITVNGVEVTNPKTDMPKLRSKVGMVFQHFELFPHMTILENLCIGQEKVLGRSPAEALVKANALLERVGLTAHAKKYPGQLSGGQQQRVAIARALAMDPVAMLFDEPTSALDPEMINEVLDVMVSLAQEGMTMMVVTHEMGFARKVADRIVFMDGGEIVEIGEGDSFFTNPKTDRARSFLSKILAH
- a CDS encoding amino acid ABC transporter permease, translating into MKGWNWEGFFEYLTNYYLFEGAMVTLGLTVFAMTAGLALGFVIAVMRMSKYRFLSGPAYFYTWIFRGTPLLVQLIIIYTGLPQLGIKLTVLQSTLIGLSLCEAAYLSEIVRAGIAAVPKGQINAARAIGMTEAQVMRYIVAPQAFRIIIPPLGNSVNGVLKTTSIASIISMEELLRRTQVLIQEKFLVLELFMVAALYYLAMTTAWELIQRRIEKRFGKAYGPMSADVH
- a CDS encoding transporter substrate-binding domain-containing protein — protein: MNWNPISRKCIAVRAKTSLAGFVISLLAGAAVAQDCTPKISNDHLIKPGHLVMATSPTLPPMAYADQQGVLKGLRIELGYEIAKRLCLKPEYISTEYATMVPGLQGGRWDMINAGLFVTAERRKILFMIPYESLAISISTAVGASEPITKVDDLAGKAVSTDIGGYAERKIKELNEDFKKRGLAPMTINLFDNYATVYQALRAGQVQAAVSIDPVAKQYQDRGEFTHALSGMYPTPGSLSFGSKDVASAVSAALKEMKADGSLEKLMGGYGVSIAPGDLAVLGPEG
- a CDS encoding GntR family transcriptional regulator, whose translation is MTGALQGTAIRVERPTKTLRELALDKVRDAIVNGYFRPGDRLVERDLCAQLGVSRTIVREVLRHLESEGLVANLPNKGPMVALLDLAEAKQIYEIRGALEGMAARLCAERRDPAIVEALEASLEHIRESYVAKDMPGVLAHTSSFYHTLFSKIDRHVAWGVVNLLTVRINHLRSMTIKTKSRDTEGPAQMKKIVDAIRKGDGDAAYKAALDHVTSACAIAEAVLTAQKTAD
- the purU gene encoding formyltetrahydrofolate deformylase translates to MTNFVLTVTCKSTRGIVAALSGFLAEKGCNIVDSSQFDDLGTGRFFMRVGFISEEGAKRDDLMAGLMPISQKFGMEVALHDQSERMKVLLMVSRFGHCLNDLLYRWRIGALPIDIVGVVSNHFDYQKVVVNHDIPFHHIPVTKENKPQAEARIMDIAESTGTELIVLARYMQVLSDRMCETMSGKIINIHHSFLPSFKGANPYKQAYQRGVKLIGATAHYVTADLDEGPIIEQDIVRITHAQSAEDYVSLGRDVEAQVLARAIHAHIHHRTFINGNRTVVFPPSPGSYASERMG
- the glnT gene encoding type III glutamate--ammonia ligase; translated protein: MTLDLSKFAAEKGIKYFMISYTDLFGGQRAKLVPAEAIADMQKGGAGFAGFATWFDLTPAHPDLFAVPDASSVIQLPWKKDVAWVAADCVMEDQPVEQAPRVVLKKLIAEAAGQGLRVKTGVEPEFFLISPDGAKISDEYDTAEKPCYDQQAVMRRYDVIAEICDYMLELGWKPYQNDHEDANGQFEMNWEYDDALQTADKHSFFKFMVKSVAEKHGLRATFMPKPFKGLTGNGCHAHISVWDLDGKVNAFADKAMPFGLSAKGKTFLGGIMKHASALAAVTNPTVNSYKRINAPRTISGATWAPNTVTWTGNNRTHMVRVPGPGRFELRLPDGAVNPYLLQAIIIAAGLSGVRSQADPGPHHDIDMYREGHTVTNAPKLPLNLLDALREYEKDEELQQALGMEFSKAYLKLKQGEWNAYCAQFTAWEHQTTLDV